In the genome of Thiorhodovibrio winogradskyi, the window ACAGCAATAAGCGTTGCAATCGTTTTGGCATGTCATGACGCAATTTTGCCGAGAAGCCAATACATCATTAGGATTAATAATTAACAATCAAAGGGGCCTGGGTTGAATTATTTTTTAGCAATGATGGCGATATAACCAATCAGTCGCCACCTATCTGCCCCTAAAGGTCATGGCACCAGACCCCCGCCGCCATGGTCACCGACTTTCCCGTCCAGGGCGATGACCTGCGCGTCTATCGCAGCCCCCTGACCCCAGGCGACATCGAACGCCACTACGGTGGCTGGCGCGATCCCAGCTCGCCGCATTTCTCCCTGGTGGTGCGCAAGATCAAGCACGAGCCGCTCAATCGCGCCTTCGCCGAACTGCGCCCCAGCCACTGGCTGCGCGGCATCATGCGTTATGAGACCCCGGAACGCCGGGCGGCGGAGCCGATTCAGTTCAAAAACGGGGTCTACCAGGTACACCCCATTCTGGACTGGCCGAAAATCGATGCCCTAGGCTATCTCTCGCAGCATGGGCTACCGATGAACCATGATCATTGGGACCCGACCAAAGGCCGCGATCAGCGCGGTGAGTGTTTAATCGGCGACTACTGCGGCCTGCATCGGGCAGACCCCGGTGCCGCCCGGTGAGGAGCGGTTTAAGTGATGAGCGCCTGGAAACGCCTGAGTGAAATCGTTCGGCTCGACTCCCAGTGGGTAAGCCTGATTGGTGAGCGTTGGCGATGCGACAAAGGCAAGGAGCTGGACTACTGGCGGGTGGAGAAAGTCGATTCCGTTATCGTCTTGCCGGTGCACAACGGGCGCTTGATCTGTGTGAGTCCCACCTTCCGCCCCGGCATCCAGCGCGAAACCTTGGATTTTCCCGGAGGACGTCTCCCGGCCGGCAAGCAGCCACTCGACATCGTGCCCTTTCTGCTCGAGCGCGAGCTTGGCGTACCCGCGACGGCCATCAGCCAGATCACCGCCCTGAACCAGCAACCCTGGATGATCAACAGCGCCTTCTCCAACCAGGGCCTGTGGGGTCTGGTCGCCGACATCGACGCCGACTGCACCATCCCGCAACAACACATCGGCCAAACCGCCCCCGCCACCGCGCAGGGGGTCGAGCAGCTGCTGGAGGCGCTCGACTGCCTGCAATGCCGCGCGGTGTTGTTGGAATGGCAACGGCTGAGATGCTGTGGCTGAACCGAACTGCTCACTCCGCGACAAGCCCAGTTCAACCTGGACGCGCAGGCCAACGTCGAGCGCTTTCTGCGCGACAGCGCCGGGCGCTTCAAGCCCCGCATCCTCGCCGTTAGCCCGTGCCTGAAGCTGGACGAGGTCCGCGCCGCACGATAAAGAGGGCTGGATCGTCTGACTGATTTGACGGTAACATCACCGTTGAACAGGCACCACTCGGGGTGCCACTGTCCGCCACATCACCAACGGGAACAACAATGTCTTTCTTCCGGCGCGTTATCGCGGAGTTATCCGGTCTGAACACCATCGGCCACGCGGTTGAATCAAGCGACATCCCCGCAGCCGTTGATGCCCGCTATGGGCTGAGGCCGACTGATCACCTCAGCAGGGGGCAGGTGGTGGTCGCCGCTGGGCGTGCGGTCGCGACCGACGGCTTGAGCAGCGAGGAGTTGCATGCACGGGCACAGCAAGCGCTACAGGATATTCGGGCTTTGGCGCGCTGAGGCTGCCACATCGTGGAAGATGAGCTCAGACTTGAGGCGCGGCGGTTGATTGCACTGCTTGAAGAGGAGGCCAGTGCGGATGTTCGAGCAATCGACATACCACCGGAGCAGGAAGACCAGATTCAATTGAAGCAGGTTTGGGTCTGGTACCGAGAGACGGAAAAACTCGTGCGCGTGCTGGCCAATATCTTGCCCTCGACGATGGCGCAGCCGATTAACCAGTTGCGTTATGCCGGGCACCATGTGCTGAAAGCGGTGACTGCATCAGAACAGCACGCCTCCTATCGGGCCAATGTGGTTGAGGCGTTTAAGCACTGCAAGCGCGCGTATTACGACGCGCTCGATCTGTATGTCTATCACATGGCCGAAGCGCACAGGGACAAGCTGGCGTTTTTGCCTGACCTGGCTACAGCAACGGCCCTGTCACGCGAGCTGGCGACCTTTCTCGATCGGATCAATGGCGCACGACTCAATGCGCAGACGCGAATCGACTACTATGCCGAGATTCAGGGCGACTTGAGTGCTGGCCTGGCGGTGATTGCGAAGGTCAACCAGGCCATGGCGGCTGCCGGGGTGACCCTGGAGATCGTCCAGGAGCGGGCGGAGTTGGCGAAGGAAAACCGTGCGCTTCGGCGGCAAATCGATGAGAAGCTGCGCACTGCCGCTTCCAAGTTGAACGTCCTGGCCATCTTGCTGACGCTCCTCGTCGTGCTGGCAACAGCGGGTGGGTTGGCCTTCCAGGGCGTTGGTACACGCTATTTGTTCCCAGAGCGCCAGGTCGTGCCGGCAGATCCATCGATTTCCGAAGAGGCTGCGAGAAAAGCCGCATTGGAGCCAGAGGCTGCTGCTTCCAGCGATCAACCCGACAGGGGAATTCTGGGGACAGTATACTTAATTCCTTTCGGGCTGCCCCCAACGCTCCCACCCCGCCCCAAATCGGCTAAAATCACCCCATGACAGCCGACACCCAAGCCACAGACACCAGCGACAAACCCGACTACGACAGCCCCTGGAAAGAGGCGCTGGAGCAGTTCTTTCCGGAGTTTCTCGCGCTGCTGTTTCCGGCCATCCATGCCGAGATCGACTGGTCAAAGGGCGTGCAGTTTCTCGACAAGGAATTCCAGAAGGAATTCCGGGGACAGGATACTTAATTACCTGCAACAGCAATAAGCGTTGCAATCGTTTTGGCATGTCATGACGCAATTTTGCCGAGAAGCCAATACATCATTAGGATTAATAATTAACAATCAAAGGGGCCTGGGTTGAATTATTTTTTAGCAATGATGGCGATATAACCAATCAGTCGCCACCTATCTGCCCCTAAAGGTCATGGCACCAGACCCCCGCCGCCATGGTCACCGACTTTCCCGTCCAGGGCGATGACCTGCGCGTCTATCGCAGCCCCCTGACCCCAGGCGACATCGAACGCCACTACGGTGGCTGGCGCGATCCCAGCTCGCCGCATTTCTCCCTGGTGGTGCGCAAGATCAAGCACGAGCCGCTCAATCGCGCCTTCGCCGAGCTGCGCCCCAGCCACTGGCTGCGCGGCATCATGCGTTATGAGACCCCGGAGCGCCGGGCGGCGGAGCCGATTCAGTTCAAAAACGGGGTCTACCAGGTACACCCCATTCTGGACTGGCCGAAAATCGATGCCCTAGGCTATCTCTCGCAGCATGGGCTACCGATGAACCATGATCATTGGGACCCGACCAAAGGCCGCGATCAGCGCGGTGAGTGTTTAATCGGCGACTACTGCGGCCTGCAGCAGGCAGACCCCGGTGCCGCCCGGTGAGGAGCGATGTCAGTGATGAGCGCCTGGACACGCCTGAGTGAAATCGTTCGACTCGACTCCCAGTGGGTGAGCCTGATTGGTGAGCGTTGGCGATGCGACAAAGGCCAGGAGCTGGAATACTGGCGGGTGGAGAAAGTCGATTCCGTCATCGTCTTGCCGGTGCACAGCGGGCGCTTGGTCTGTGTGAGTCCCACCTTCCGCCCCGGCATCCAGCGCGAAACCTTGGATTTTCCCGGAGGACGTCTCCCGGCCGGCAAGCAGCCACTCGACATCGTGCCCTTTCTGCTCGAGCGCGAGCTTGGCGTACCCGCGACGGCCATCAGCCAGATCACCGCCCTGAACCAGCAACCCTGGATGATCAACAGCGCCTTCTCCAACCAGGGCCTGTGGGGTCTGGTCGCCGACATCGACCCCGACTGCACCATCCCGCAACAACACATCGGCCAAACCGCCCCCGCCACCGCGCCGGGTGTGGCGCAACTGCTCGACGCACTCGACTGCCTACAATGCCGCGCGGTGTTGTTAGAATGGCAGCGCCAGTTGGCCCATGGAGCGGAGCCGGACGGGGCGCTTTGTCGTTGGCCGGAAAACTGACGGCAAGCGGTGGCAGAATCCTTCGCCGCCGTGTTGTCGGTCAGATCCGGCAAGATCGGCTGCATCCATCAAGGCATCGTGATTCCTCCGATCAGCAAAAAGCGGCGGTGGATACGCGAGGCAGCTTGCACGATTCAAGACAGATTGGCAGAATATGCCATTTATGTCGCCAAGGAGTCATGTCATGCCTACCCGCAATGTCGTGCTGACCGATGTTCAAGCCAAGTTCGTCGAACAAATGGTCGTCAGCGGGCAGTACCAAAACGCCAGCGAAGTCCTGCGTGAGGGCTTGCGCCTGGTGCAGGCCCGCGAGGCGGAACAAACAGCGAAACTCGCGGCCTTGCGCGAGGCAGTGGCGGTGGGTATCGCCGATATCGAGGCGGGGCGCTACACCGACTTTCAAGATGTCACCTCGCTGCGCGCGCACATCAAGAGCATCGGTCGGCGTGTTCTGGCGAAGCAGGGATGAACAGTTGGACGGTGCGTCTGACCGATCAGGCCGCTCAAGATGTTGAGGCGATTCTCGAGTGGACGCTCGAACAGTTTGGGCCGTTGCAAGTCGATATTTACACCGATGTCATTAACGATGCGCTTGAAGACTTAGCCGAAGGGCCTGAAAGCCTGGGTGTGCGATGGCCGGTGGAATTGGGTAAAAATGTGGCAATCTTGCATGTCGCGCGCAATGGACGCAAAGGGCGGCATGAGGTCGTTTTTCGAGTTAACGAGCGCGCGCGTCTCATTGAAGTGCTGCGTATCCTTCATGACAGCATGGACCTGGTGCGGCATATCCCGCCGTCCAAGGCTAACTGATGCTGCTTCGGCGACAGCACATCGGCCACCGCGCCCCGCCACCGCGCCCGGCGTGACGCAACGGCTCGACGCACTCGACTGCCTGCAATGCCGCGCGGTGTTGTTAGAATGGCAGCGCCAGTTGGCCGATGATTGTTACAATCATCGCCCGCCCCCGATCACCTGAGTGTTGAAAAGCAGGCCGATGAAACCGGAATTCTGGGGACAGTATACTTAATTCCTTTCGGGCTGCCCCCAACGCTCCCACCCCGCCCCAAATCGGCTAAAATCACCCCATGACAGCCGACACCCAAGCCACAGACACCAGCGACAAACCCGACTACGACAGCCCCTGGAAAGAGGCGCTGGAGCGGTTCTTTCCGGAGTTTCTCGCGCTGCTGTTTCCGGCCATCCATGCCGAGATCGACTGGTCAAAGGGCGTGCAGTTTCTCGACAAGGAATTCCAGAAGATCGTGTGCGAGGCCAAGACCACCCGGCGCTATGCGGATAAGCTCGTCGGCGTCACCCGCCGCGATGACACGCCGGTGTGGGTGCTGGCCCATGTTGAAGTGCAAGGTGATCCGCAAAGCGACTTTGCCGAGCGGATGTTCACCTACAATTACAAAATCCGCGATGCCTACCAAGTGCCGGTCGCGAGCCTGGCGGTGCTGGCTGATACCAAGCGCAGTTTCCGCCCCAACAGCTACAGCACGGCGCTGTGGGACTGTCGGGTGCAATTCGACTTTCCGATGGTCAAACTGCTCGACTACGCCACCCCCGAGCGCTGGGCCGAGCTGGAAGCGAGCGACAATGTTTTTGCCTTGGTGGTGATGGCCCAAATCCGGGCCAAGGTGACCGACGATGCCGAGACCCTGAAACGCTGGAAATTCCGCTTGATGCGCCTGATGTACGAGCGCGGCTATGAGCGCACGCTGATTGAAGAACTCTTCCGCCTGATCGATTGGATGATCCGTCTGCCTGAAGAGCTGGAAGCGGAGTTTCGCCAAGAACTCTACGCCTACGAGGAGCAATACCAAATGCCATACGTGACGACTGTTGAGCGAGCGGGGATTCAGAAGGGTGAGGCCGCGATCTTGATGCGCCAGTTCGCGCGGAAATTCGGCACTGATTCAGCCGAGACCTACCGCCCGCGCATTGAATCCGCCGAGCCGGAGCAGCTTGAGGCATGGTCAGAGCGCATCCTCAGCGCCGACAGCCCAGAGACCATCTTCCACTGAGGCTTACGGGCCACGCTGGCAACATCAAAGGTCCAATTCCCAATTCTGCAATTCTGGGGAATTAAAGGGGGAATTAAAGGGGTCAGGTTCGATTTTAATTTGCCAGATTTGCCAGATCAACTCCAATAAATATAGTGGACCCCAATTTTAGGACACTAAATTAAGTTAGTTTTGCCTCATCTGAAGAGACTTGTAAAGACTTGGAGGGAATCAAAGGGGTCAGGGTCGATTTAATTTTCGAACAAATCAAGAATCAAAGGAATCAAAGGGGTCAGGTGCGATTTAATTTCTATTACTACTGAATAAAGAAAGCTGATGCGCGTGATTTCCAAAAAACCTCTGCGAGAATTCTGGCTGCGACACCCTGAGTCAAGAACACTCTTAGAGGCATGGTTCAAAAAAGCATCGAACTGCACTGCCGTTTCTTTTCCGCAGTTGCGGCAGACCTTTGCATCGGCGGATTATGTCGATGGGATGACAATTTTTGATGTAGGCGGTAATCGCTATCGTTTAGTGGCCGTCATTCATTACGACAAGCAAAGGCTTTATGTGCGCCATGTTATGACCCACGCTGAATACGACAGAAATGCTTGGAGAACATCATGAATCCAGCGATTGATGTGCAGCAATTAGTCCCGGCTTGGCAATCGCTCCAATCTCTGGCTCCGGTTCACCATATTGATTCGATGCTCGACTATGAGCAAACTATCGCCCTGCTCAACAGTCTGCTCGACATTGTGCGTGACGACGCAACGCATCCACTGTATTCGTTGGTCGCCGTGATTGGTGATCTTATTGAAGCCTACGAAATTGACCATGAGCCGCTGGCTTGATATTAATTAAAGGGGGCAGGGATAATTAAAAGGGCCTGGCTCGGCTTGTTTTTGCGAAACCAAAAATAAATCGTTCCCAGCCGATAAACCCCAAGGCACTCCCTGCACTCGGTGTCTGAGTTGGCAGCCAGTCGAGACCTGATAGGACTGAGGTCCATATTGTCTCCGGAACACACGATGACTGATTTTGACCAGCTAAAATCCATTGAAGCCCGTGCCCGCACGGTGCGAGAACTGCTCGATAAGGCCAAGTATGCCATCGATTTTTATCAACGCGAGTACGGTTGGCAAGAACGACAGGTCCGTGAGTTGATTGATGATCTGACAGGAAAGTTTCTGGACTATTACGAATCCGGTCACGTCCGCGCGCAGGTCGAGAACTACGGCCACTACTTCCTGGGCTCTGTCGTGCTGAGTCATCAAAAAATGGGGCCTGGGTCGAATTTATTTCTGACAACCTGCTCGCTACTTTATCAGCAAATTGAAAAAGTGCCTTAGGTTAGCACGCGA includes:
- a CDS encoding phosphoadenosine phosphosulfate reductase domain-containing protein; the encoded protein is MVTDFPVQGDDLRVYRSPLTPGDIERHYGGWRDPSSPHFSLVVRKIKHEPLNRAFAELRPSHWLRGIMRYETPERRAAEPIQFKNGVYQVHPILDWPKIDALGYLSQHGLPMNHDHWDPTKGRDQRGECLIGDYCGLHRADPGAAR
- a CDS encoding NUDIX hydrolase; translation: MSAWKRLSEIVRLDSQWVSLIGERWRCDKGKELDYWRVEKVDSVIVLPVHNGRLICVSPTFRPGIQRETLDFPGGRLPAGKQPLDIVPFLLERELGVPATAISQITALNQQPWMINSAFSNQGLWGLVADIDADCTIPQQHIGQTAPATAQGVEQLLEALDCLQCRAVLLEWQRLRCCG
- a CDS encoding phosphoadenosine phosphosulfate reductase domain-containing protein, with product MVTDFPVQGDDLRVYRSPLTPGDIERHYGGWRDPSSPHFSLVVRKIKHEPLNRAFAELRPSHWLRGIMRYETPERRAAEPIQFKNGVYQVHPILDWPKIDALGYLSQHGLPMNHDHWDPTKGRDQRGECLIGDYCGLQQADPGAAR
- a CDS encoding NUDIX hydrolase, with product MSAWTRLSEIVRLDSQWVSLIGERWRCDKGQELEYWRVEKVDSVIVLPVHSGRLVCVSPTFRPGIQRETLDFPGGRLPAGKQPLDIVPFLLERELGVPATAISQITALNQQPWMINSAFSNQGLWGLVADIDPDCTIPQQHIGQTAPATAPGVAQLLDALDCLQCRAVLLEWQRQLAHGAEPDGALCRWPEN
- a CDS encoding type II toxin-antitoxin system ParD family antitoxin; this translates as MPTRNVVLTDVQAKFVEQMVVSGQYQNASEVLREGLRLVQAREAEQTAKLAALREAVAVGIADIEAGRYTDFQDVTSLRAHIKSIGRRVLAKQG
- a CDS encoding type II toxin-antitoxin system RelE/ParE family toxin, with the protein product MNSWTVRLTDQAAQDVEAILEWTLEQFGPLQVDIYTDVINDALEDLAEGPESLGVRWPVELGKNVAILHVARNGRKGRHEVVFRVNERARLIEVLRILHDSMDLVRHIPPSKAN
- a CDS encoding DUF4351 domain-containing protein, translated to MTADTQATDTSDKPDYDSPWKEALERFFPEFLALLFPAIHAEIDWSKGVQFLDKEFQKIVCEAKTTRRYADKLVGVTRRDDTPVWVLAHVEVQGDPQSDFAERMFTYNYKIRDAYQVPVASLAVLADTKRSFRPNSYSTALWDCRVQFDFPMVKLLDYATPERWAELEASDNVFALVVMAQIRAKVTDDAETLKRWKFRLMRLMYERGYERTLIEELFRLIDWMIRLPEELEAEFRQELYAYEEQYQMPYVTTVERAGIQKGEAAILMRQFARKFGTDSAETYRPRIESAEPEQLEAWSERILSADSPETIFH
- a CDS encoding type II toxin-antitoxin system HigB family toxin gives rise to the protein MRVISKKPLREFWLRHPESRTLLEAWFKKASNCTAVSFPQLRQTFASADYVDGMTIFDVGGNRYRLVAVIHYDKQRLYVRHVMTHAEYDRNAWRTS
- a CDS encoding transcriptional regulator, XRE family protein; amino-acid sequence: MNPAIDVQQLVPAWQSLQSLAPVHHIDSMLDYEQTIALLNSLLDIVRDDATHPLYSLVAVIGDLIEAYEIDHEPLA
- a CDS encoding DUF262 domain-containing protein translates to MTDFDQLKSIEARARTVRELLDKAKYAIDFYQREYGWQERQVRELIDDLTGKFLDYYESGHVRAQVENYGHYFLGSVVLSHQKMGPGSNLFLTTCSLLYQQIEKVP